In Dunckerocampus dactyliophorus isolate RoL2022-P2 chromosome 21, RoL_Ddac_1.1, whole genome shotgun sequence, the sequence TTAATCGATTGCCCAGTTAATCAACAACGATTTTAGTAATCGATTAATTTGGTTgttcatttaaatatgtaaatatcctgtgatttcagtctctcaaatgtgaacattttttaatttcctgagtcatccaagaaagcagacctattatctttgtgttttagccaaaacaagatattcacatcagctttgattttggaaaacagtgataggcatttttgcctcttttctgatatattgcggacccaaccactaactgtaggtctttgcttcatattaatttgacagctatttgacaaacatttagattttgtattatttaacattattttaacagaatattcaagagTCAACCTGGTGTTCGTGCACTTATTTGttctgtcagttcaaatcttctatttctaaATAAAGAGGTGGAAattttaaatgtgtgtttttttaaatccgtttcatcgattaattggaaaaataatcgaccgattaattggttattaaaataatccttagttgcagccctgcttgtgctcgtgtgtttgCTGTAAATATGTCCTGGTGCTGGGAGAGTTGAGTagtgggcggacaggaagtgatgttaggggttcagagttgacttttagccaGGAGTGGGTtttggccccaacagtagcttGAGTTAAggtttattgtgcctgttgtgcaataactcaaacctgcaattagtctggtgcttgtgtgtctcgcccaacattactgacacggagtgatcagtgtagaatactacgtttcaccacgtctttgaatgtgtcatccaaatgccttatgtttgtattttagttcatttagccatttttgcttgatttaggcaaaaaaatatgtaacatttgcttaaatatgattttttttttttttttttactaaaccCTGATTTCAACCACgaaaaacagcatgatgtactaatttttgaaaaattgtgcttgagtgaaaccgcaaaattcgaagtgcgaagtggcgaggacAGCGGGTCCTGCTGTGgatttgtgacattaaaaaaatgacacaaagaagcgagagaagaaagttcatttgtctttctggacatatttttttattgttatgtttTCCCAATCAATTTTTGATGCGCCATGGCCAATTaggcaaattagacgatgacatCAGCCCAATCCGGGTAATtcaccaccacaaatacattgcagtcctgtgggaaacactggctATACaaggaagggaaaaaaacatcagtaaCTTTTACCCGAAACTGCTCATAAATAGGCAAAAGATGATAATATCGGGTAgaatgaagttgtttttttaacatgaggAGCAAAATAGGCACGGCTCGTCCCTGGCTCTAACAGCGGAACAGAAAAAGTATGCACGAAATGTGGTTGGCACACATTGTGATTCGTTATTGATGTCAGTGTACAGCATTCTTATTTGTCTGTGTCAAGTGTGTCCATCATAAAATCACTTTCAGTGATTTCATCTGTGTAAACGatggagacatttttttttctcatacccGACAGTTACGTACGTTGCAGTTAGGTATATCACAGTGGATCCATTTGATTGAAACATCTCATTTGAGTTCTTTCTCCTATTCAAGGTCTAGCAGTAACATGGGTCACGAACGggagtataaaaatatattgaaaagtAGAAAGGTTTTAgtctcattttgtaaaaaaaaaaaaaagaaaaagaccgTTTTCAAAGAGCACACTCCTTCACTGTTATGTAAAAGCAAGGGCCCTATTCAGTTGAGGGTTGAGGCTATCTCCTGAAGTCAAGTGTCAGACGTCTTTGTGTGCTGTCTTGCACAACACGTGCTTATAATACAGTCAAAGGTATTGAGACATATTGTCATCaaacgttttggttagagtcggaccttctggaccTTCCACTTTATATACACTGATTTATAACATTTATAACAaaacagtaccagtcaaaagtttgggagCACATTCTCATGGaatagcatgagaaagtgtccccaaacttttgaccagtacaATATAagatatattatgtttttaaaaaccatgTGAAAAGGTTGTAGTGTTGACAAGAGTGTTCTGCTTTTAAAGAAACCTGCATTTTCATAAGAGCAGCAGCAGATGAGTtcttttccattatttttttcagctATCATGCTGTCTGGATGCTTTAATGCAAATGACTCGCCAGCACTTTGTCCCCATGGCATCGCCAtgattgttttgctttttgttgcaAGAGCAGAGCTGAGTCGCATCTGCTGACATTTGAAGTGTGTTTGAGTGACTTTGTCTTCAGGGCGCCGTCGGGCAGCTTGTTCGCAGGCAGGTGGggtggggcgggcggcgtgaTCTTTTAGCGGCTGGAAAGACAATAAGATGACGTTATACTGTGTCTCTCACAACTTCAGCCAGGCTCTTATTATCACTTGTCAAGGAGATAATACTATAGAAACTAAacaagttgagtttcagcttggtgtgggttacggccgcagccGTGTTAGGCATGACTgtgtgtgagataattcaaacccgcaataaaagcctgtcgttccagtgatcaagtctggtgcttgtgtgtctcaccaaacataacaagacacctagtgacacccagtgaccatactttgatgtaaaaaaaaaatcacttcacAAAGTGGAAACGCAAAAAATTCAGTTACATCAATTCAGAGTCTAAAAAAACCAAGAATTTAACCTTCAATTAGCCTTCATGGTATAGCCATTTCTATACGATATACTGCAGTCACCTGACGGAACATCTAAACGTGTTGTTGAAGTAGGTATTTGAAGCTTTTTGAGAAGGAGTCCCAGGGACAGGAGATGAGAGGAGAGCCACATGACCAGGCCTCTTTAAAGCActcaaatatgtattttgaaTCCTCCAAATGGAATTGAATAAagggataaagtcataaagcATGACGCTTGAATGGGATGTTCTCTGTATGTGTTTGttgtgcttcttcttcttcttcttctcttggtGGTGGATATTTATGAAACAGTAATAGCTCAGAAGCAAGATCTCATCTCCTCTTTTTGCTCCTTGTTTGGATGGAGAACTTAATTAGTGGTGGGAATGAATGGACCTGAATCAACTAGGCTGGATTTTTACGCAACTCTATGACCCAGTGCTTTTATCTTCTGCAGCAAATAATTGAAGTAAGCTTAGATTTACCCAAAAAATGTGCCTCTTAACTATTATTTTCTTATGTGCTTGTATTTTATCATGGTTTTATGTGCTCTGTATTCATTATTCCATCCCCTTGACATAAAACAGAttgaattaaatgtattaaatacaTCTAATGCCaatcacaatttttttcattcaaaatgCAGAGCAAAAGTCCAGTTGAAGACACTCAaacaagtgattttttttttttttttttttttttattgaatcatTTTCAGTGGTGACTCACACAAGAGCAGAGCAGCATTCACTGTTCAAACAAATTCAGAAAACCTGAAAATAAGAACAGGACAACACCAAAAAAACTCACATTTTACTGCACATTTCTTCTTTGGCGTGCGCACATTTAAGGAAAAAGCTACAAGGACAGAGCTCAACAACTTATTGTGTCCACAATTAGTCCCAAGTGTTTTTGGTCCAGGTCTCTGGCATTTTCCTGTCTTGCTGTTCTGTATGCACGGCACCGTCACGGAATGTTTTAAACCTATGAAGTTAGTAATAGAGGTGGGAATGTGCCTGTGTGAATGCGCATCCCGCAGTGCTGGGACAGTGTTGTGAAGTTTAACACCGTCGCTATATTTTGTACATTATCTAACTGCGGGATgccgtgttgctgtgtgaaagcgcaCATCGTCGGTATTCCATTTTGCCAGGTTCTGTGTGTAAGACACAGGCAAATAAATGTGTGCTCCACTATTAGAGACAAGTATTTTAAACATTACACCAGATGCTGGTGCTGAAGTCACACTGGTCACCTGGTCGCTGTGTGAAAacgctgggttctgtgtgaaatggACAGGCGAATAAATGTGGGCTTTGCTGTTACAGTATGTCCCTGATGCTCCAATTTTGcgggatctctgtgtgaaagaggctattGTCTCCAAGTCTCATGCATTTCCCAAATCAATCCCAAGTCCAATGCTTTAGAGCCGCACCAGTACAGTACAACCTGCATTTATTCGCCTGACATGcctgcacaattcaacattttCAGACACAGAATCACACTATCAGATAATTAGATGCCAGCATCTGTTGTGACGTATGAATACGTCAACGAACAACAATCGCTTTCAACACAGCAGGGCAGGAAAAGTGCATCTCAGGTTTCAAACTTGATATTCCAGTCCCGGTATTGCGGGGTACGCTTTCAAACAGGTACTGTCCCGATTCATGAGCCcatgccttttacacagaagccAGTGAAGCGGAATACTGAGGCAAAGAGTAGATCCTACATTTATTCAGCAATGCATTTCACACAGAATCCTGCTATAAGATAATTTGATGACATTAGTGAGGTCGCCTAGTGTGACTTCAAAAACAGAATCAgttactttcaacacaacatggCAGGAGAAATGAGTGCAGGACGTATCAAACTTTACACTCGGCATACACTTTTGTGCATTTATTTGCGTGTGCATTTTACACAGGACAAGTGAAGCTGAATATTGAGGCAACTCTGCATGCTGTCATGCAGGGACACAGCATCTCCCAGTCATATAAATACACGCCATGATCAGCaccagtatctggtgtgacgtATAAAATTCGActacaattgctttcaacacaacagtcgaACTCTAGTCCTGGCGTTGCGAGGGACGCTATTACGCGGGAACCGTCCCGCCTCTGTTACAGCTATTATAGTACCTCCAAAGCTGGAAAATTGTCTCTCTtctttgtccccctcttatccctgcacccccctctctgttttcctttctcttcttctctatcccctcctgctccggtccagccactccaaatttgcatagcaacaatacatcaaagtcaaataaattctgtataacaggggaagtgtatctcacacttttccctcgcagagcaaatctgttgagcacgtgagggcatttagatcaacaatactatctgccctaatggctggacaggacaaaaacaacaaaaaaaaaaagctgaaaaattGCTGGGGCAACTCTATGCCCTCATTCTGTGTCGGTGCTTTTTGCACAGTGTAGGGAAACAAAGCGTCTTTTAAGGTCTGTGTGAAAGAAGCTTAAGTCAGCAAGTCAACCCCTTCAACCTCCAGTCATGAGTGGTGTCATTAACACATGAATTATAACAATAGCTAGTTagtgatgctgatgctgattgTAACCATAGCGACCAAACATGCCAGCTGAATGACACGACACAACATCAAcacaacacttctttttaagACGCCTTATGGTCATGTCTTTAGCGAGTCAGCGTGACTCAAGTCCGTGTCGCTCAGAGACCTGATAAGTGTCATCTTTGTGATAATGCGCCAAGTAAGTCATGTTTTCGTTTTAGTGCACCGACCTTTTCATCCCAAGTACACAAACATTTTGTTATGTGAGGGCAACAGTTGCCTGTTTGTGTGCGCTTTCGTCTTATGATTCCCCGAGGAGGAGACATCCTTTTTTTGGAGCAGCTCAGGGGTGGGAAACACAGCATCCCGCCGGGATATCAGAGACAGTCTTTGTCATTAATGTACGCTTGTGTTTTCCTCCTGGTGTTGATGGAACACACTGCCTGGCTACAAAAAGGCCACATGCGCTAATATTTAGCTGTACCATATTTAGCTTTGATTTCAGCACGCATTTGCTGTGGCATCGTTTCCACAAGCTTCTGCAATGTCACATTTATTTCTGTGCATTCATTTTTGGATAAGATCTTGTTTTGCTGAGACCACCGCGCCAAGTTTCCCCACTGTTCTTCCACATTTCAATAATGCATCAGGCTGATTTTAGTAGTTTCTACAATGTTTTCTCATGCTGGATGCATGCCAAGACCCTTCTGAAGCACAAGAACATCTTTTCCACGACCGAACGGTGCGTCTTTAGACATGGTTGTTTTACAAATGAGAAACTACTGCATCAGTTAGGCTTCAGTAGCTGCTGAAACATAATCACCCATGCAGTAATTATCCCATAGACTCTTACCTATTAGCTTTGTTTATTCCATGTAACGAGGCAGTGCATATCACTTTATCAGTCAGGTATCGTCTAAAACATAAGCACATTTTGGGGATATATCCTGTCTTTGTCCTCTGATCAGGTGATCCCCTTGTGGACTTCATGTTACATCCCATCCCTCTTCCCAGGATATCCTTCCTGGAAGCTCAACTAAGTGCAACCCGCTCGCTCCAACCAGCCCCACTCATCCGCAGAACGAGAGTCGAGCCAccgagctaaaagcccgagctgtcCGGCACGACTCTGAAGGCGTCAGAGAGTGAGGTTTACTGAAGTACTTTCGCACAGCAGGCCCATAAAAGCGCCTCACTAGAAATGTCTAAATGGGCCATCTTTGCCCACAGGGTCCTCATACggaaaaaatcaaaagatgtgaggggcttttttgatgttttcaatcttgtaaaaaggctaaaaccaatccagagTAGATTTACTAAGAAATGATaagtaatttaaataaaaatgtgttatggGTGACAaggcatattattaatattgttgtCATATCCAATATTTTTGCATTGTGCCCCTAAAAAATGAGCTGAGGGCCATAAATGGCACTCCCCCCCGATTTATCCCATATGGCAGTGCTTCTCATATAGTTGGGCGGGCTCCCACGGGGGGGCGGCGGCGTTGTGAGTAAATCTAACTTGGAAATTGTTGCAGATGTTATCTCAGCTCCTTTTATTCATCTATTTGAATAATCAGGTGATTGTATGTGGAAtgctcatacagtggtttgtacagatacataaataaatatgatcaggctctcaataatatttcaattcaGATGGGGGGTTGAAAATAATTTGAACGCTTTGGGGGTGCATGCCAGAAcataattgagaaccacagcCATATGGGCATAAGTGTTGGGGTGCAGGTCTTTCTCAACAAGAggacaaacctttttttgtccCAGTGTTCGTAAAGGCATGCCTTGTCTTCCCAAAAGAGTGTCAAACGCCACATTTTCTTCACTTGACACTTCCtgcaggtgtcccaatacttttgtgtcATCGTGTTGCATTTAAGGCCATGTTGTGCAAAATGCAGCCGTGTCGCATGACTTCAGTGTTTCATTTCATCGGACCAACGTGTGTCCTACCTCCACTTCTGAGTAATCACGCCTAAAGGTCAAAGTTCAGGCTCGCCGCTCACACGCACAGGAGGGCGTGTGAGCAGCAGAAGATCTCCTTGAAGGTCTTCCTCATCTCCTGGCTGCGGAAGGCGTAGATGATGGGGTCGATGACGGAGTTGCACATGATGAGGATGAGGTACATGTTGAAGTGCGACATGAAGCAGGTGCAGTaggggttgcgggggcagctgATCATGAGGATGAGGTGCAGGAAGAAGGGCGCCCAGCACACCACGAAGACGCCCAGCAGGATGGTGAGCGTGATGGCGCCCTTCATGTTGGCCCGCTGCTGGACGGGGGCGTGGCCCGGGAGCGCGGCGATGCGCTTCATGTGCAGACGCGCCAGCAGGAACATGTGCACGTACAGCGAGGCCATGAGCACCAGCATGGTGAAGAACATGCTGATGAGGCAGATGAGCACCGTGGTGCTCTCCGAGTAGACAATGAAGAGCACGCCCGACACGGTGCAGCAGGTCCAGATGCTGCTGATGACCAGCGTGGCTCGCCTCAAGGTGACGATGTTGTGGTAGCGCAGCGCATAGAAGATGGTGATGTAGCGGTCGATGGCGATGGCCAGCAGGCTGCAGATGGACGCCAGCAGGGAGCTGCAGATCATGGAGTCAAAGACGTTGTCCATGCTCTTGATGAGCGTCACAGGGATGCTCAGGCTGCCGTCGTTGATGAGCGCGATGACGATGGTCTCGGAGGCATTGGAGGCGCTCACCAGCATGTCGGCCACCGCCAGGCTGCAGATGAAGAAGTACATGGGCGAGTGCAGGTTTCTGTTCTTGATGATAGCCACCACCACCAGGATGTTCTCCAGCAGGCTGATGATGCCCAGTGTCAGGAAGACCTCGGTGGAGATGAGCAGCTGCTCATAGCATCCCGCCGAGGAGTCCTGCCGGCCCGCCGGATCCTCTTTGGTGAGCAAGGTTCCGGAAGTTTGACTCCGGTTGTTATAACCCGGGATCAGTCCTTCTGACTCAGTGGTGTTCATGATGCCTCCCTTTTCCATCTTTTTCCTCCTAAAAACTCTCCATTGATTGCCCCATTGCCCCTTCAACGATCTCCGTCCAGGCTGAAGATTCCCTAataagaaggaggaggaggaggggggaaaGCAAGTGAGCGGCAGCGTGATCTCGGCGAGTGAGTGCTGGGAGGGCGAACCCCGAGAAGACAAGTGTGATCCTCCCACTCTCTTTCTCGACGCTGTTATAGCCCCCCCCAGCAACACCCCCCTTCTCCACGCACAAACGCCTCTCAAGCTCTTCTCTCCTACTGGCTGGCTGGTGAGCTCGGAGGCGGGGTCAGGCACAAGTGAATGCTCATGAATGAAGCAGAACTTTCATGAAAGAAAACAATGACTGATGCATCATCATcaccaacatcatcatcatcaccacggCTGAGAGGGAGGGGGCTAACAAAGAACAGCAGCCCTCCAGCAAGCATTCAAGGCCGCGCGGGGGACGAACGTTCCCTCTCTCGGTGTGTTTTCtttaacaaacattttgagTGGAAGCGTGGTCCAAGTTCTCTGGTGAAAAGAGAAAGCCTTCTCTCTGCCTCATGGGGGCGCTATCCTGCTCATatcaggggcttttaaaatgattattatatatattatataatcataatatatattttatatatcatCGTATTATGTTATTGTAATAATTGATTCCAGTGGGGCACTGCATAGAGGCACACCCCCCTCAACCAGTTAAGTGCTaatggttatcagcaaaaacaaaaaattggaTATTTCATCTAATTGGATGACTATTGGACAATGAGGCGTCAAACTGTGCTTCACAAAACAGCTGACCGTGAAGTGGCAAGAGCAGAGGAGGTCTTTAGCTCcctggaaaaacaaaatgaattccCATTGCTGCCTTGTTCCAGTTGAAATACACAATTCTCACATCTGAAAAAAACTAGTTTTCAAgaaacaattcaattcaattcaaggtGTGATGTGAGAAATTCAAAGGAGCTCTTGGAAGCTCTTGTACCTGACGgttgacaaaatgaaaaactGAAAGCAGGGCTAACGTAAAAACACCACACTTCCACATCACGTAgaacaaaagtaaaacatttgaaatgaatACATAGCTCATTATTTAAGtctgttttttcacattttggctggtcctgtgacgTATAGTCAGATGCGCCTTATATATcgaaagatacagtatgtagtatataATAAATTTGCTGCCTTGACGTTAAAGTGGGGGTGGTGGCTGCAATAgttcattgagttgagcttgtggTTAGGCACAGAAATGGAATGATTCAGAGCATACCAGACTCTTTTCGCCTTCTGCCTTAGAAACTATGTGTTCTAGTAATGTGCAACTAGAATGATAAACTTGTGTGGATTTTGTATTTTGGACAGCAGTGCTGTTTAATAAGGACACTAATTagctagcttggagattgtagctgctctgtcagccactgactaactaaatacattccgtcaattttcattcatttgtgaatagaaaaatgaagttttgtttGATATGTTTCCACACAGCGGGATGCGCCCAGGCATCATGTCacattaa encodes:
- the mc4r gene encoding melanocortin receptor 4, encoding MEKGGIMNTTESEGLIPGYNNRSQTSGTLLTKEDPAGRQDSSAGCYEQLLISTEVFLTLGIISLLENILVVVAIIKNRNLHSPMYFFICSLAVADMLVSASNASETIVIALINDGSLSIPVTLIKSMDNVFDSMICSSLLASICSLLAIAIDRYITIFYALRYHNIVTLRRATLVISSIWTCCTVSGVLFIVYSESTTVLICLISMFFTMLVLMASLYVHMFLLARLHMKRIAALPGHAPVQQRANMKGAITLTILLGVFVVCWAPFFLHLILMISCPRNPYCTCFMSHFNMYLILIMCNSVIDPIIYAFRSQEMRKTFKEIFCCSHALLCV